In the Glycine max cultivar Williams 82 chromosome 19, Glycine_max_v4.0, whole genome shotgun sequence genome, GCCAAAGGCGTGTGACAATGTCAATGGTGTGGCAGAGGATGAGACTTCACAGAAGAAGGAGGATGTAGAAAAGGGTAGTGGCAATGATGGGGACTTTTTTGATTGTAACATCTGTTTGGACCTGGCTAGGGATCCTGTTGTAACTTGTTgtggtcatttgttttgttgGCCATGTTTGTATAGGTGGTTGCATCTGCATTCGGATGCGAAGGAATGTCCAGTTTGTAAGGGAGAGGTGACACTTAAAAGTGTTACCCCAGTATATGGCCGTGGGAACAATGTCCGTGGTCCTGAGGAGGATTCTGCTCTTAAGATCCCTCCCAGGCCCCAAGCAAAGAGGGTTGAGAGTCTGAGACAAACCATTCAGAGAAATGCATTTGCACTCCCTGTTGAAGAGATGATTCGGCGTCTTGGAAGCAGGATTGATCTTACACGTGATTTGGTTCAGCCGCCTGAACCGGATGCTGCCCGTGAAACGGCTGAGAGAACTACTTCCTTGCTAAGTAGGTTCTTGACTGCGCGAGGGATGCGTAGAGAGCATCAGAATCTAGTGGCACCCCCCGAGGATGTAATGGGTTTGGCACAGAACAATGTTAATACTTCTGAGGCAGGGGATCCCCGGAGTAGGGTGCAGTCCCATTTGCTTCGAAGAACACAATCACATAGAGCAACACTTTCTACTCTTTCATCAGCACTAACTTCTGCCGAAAGGTTAGTTGAGGCATATTTCCGTAGCAATCCATTAGGTAGGAACCAAGAACAACCTCCTCCTCCAGTTGATGACAGAGATTCTTTTTCAAGCATTGGTGCTGTTATAAATTCAGAGAGTCAGCTGGACACTGCTGTAGAGATTGATTCCATGGTATCCTTGTCAACATCCTCGTCTAGGAGGAGGAATGATGCTTCAAGAGTGTCTGATGTGGATAGTGGAGATTCTCGTGCTCCTAG is a window encoding:
- the LOC100811099 gene encoding uncharacterized protein LOC100811099, producing MEEETSDAMNLDLNLGPGPEPETGPMSNEAVNLDDWIGEPLQRISEAVRRARQRWRWRHLPLPHPEFHAHFPTEATRHFQIPPEARNISVELNHFLVNSGNGSALQAGEGSVAAEERMEEVPKACDNVNGVAEDETSQKKEDVEKGSGNDGDFFDCNICLDLARDPVVTCCGHLFCWPCLYRWLHLHSDAKECPVCKGEVTLKSVTPVYGRGNNVRGPEEDSALKIPPRPQAKRVESLRQTIQRNAFALPVEEMIRRLGSRIDLTRDLVQPPEPDAARETAERTTSLLSRFLTARGMRREHQNLVAPPEDVMGLAQNNVNTSEAGDPRSRVQSHLLRRTQSHRATLSTLSSALTSAERLVEAYFRSNPLGRNQEQPPPPVDDRDSFSSIGAVINSESQLDTAVEIDSMVSLSTSSSRRRNDASRVSDVDSGDSRAPRRRRLN